One segment of Cetobacterium sp. NK01 DNA contains the following:
- a CDS encoding helix-turn-helix domain-containing protein — protein sequence MEIGKKIKRLRQEKYLTQDELASRCELSKGFISQVERNLTSPSIANLADILEGLGTNLKDFFSDDSDEKIVFDENDAFELTDSKLKYKVEWIIPNAQKNQMEPILLTLEEGGRYKEEIAHDGQEFGYVLKGEILIHLGDKIHKAKKGEAFYYSSGKNHYLSNCGKGHAKILWVSNPPSF from the coding sequence ATGGAAATCGGTAAAAAAATAAAAAGACTAAGACAAGAAAAATATCTTACTCAAGATGAGCTAGCTAGTCGGTGCGAGCTATCTAAAGGTTTTATATCTCAAGTAGAAAGAAATTTAACATCTCCCTCTATTGCCAATTTAGCTGATATACTTGAAGGTCTTGGAACAAATTTAAAAGATTTCTTTAGTGATGATAGTGACGAAAAAATTGTTTTTGATGAGAATGATGCCTTCGAACTTACTGATTCTAAACTAAAATATAAAGTTGAGTGGATTATTCCCAATGCTCAAAAAAATCAAATGGAACCTATTCTTTTGACTTTAGAAGAGGGAGGAAGGTATAAAGAAGAGATTGCCCATGATGGACAAGAGTTCGGTTATGTTTTAAAAGGTGAAATTCTTATTCATTTAGGTGATAAAATTCATAAAGCTAAAAAAGGTGAAGCCTTCTATTACAGCTCTGGAAAAAATCATTACTTATCTAACTGTGGAAAAGGACATGCAAAAATACTGTGGGTTTCTAATCCACCATCATTTTAA
- the speD gene encoding adenosylmethionine decarboxylase, whose protein sequence is MKLETLGRHILIEFYNCDEEILKNPTLIEKHMNEAAEIAKATIVQSVFHHFNPYGVSGAVIISESHLAIHTWPEYGYAAVDVFTCGDKIDPWTAFKFLEDVFKSDRSESIEVPRGMVEKIRNYSKKDLGKITFKPEEE, encoded by the coding sequence TTGAAATTAGAAACACTTGGAAGACACATATTAATTGAGTTTTATAACTGCGATGAGGAGATATTAAAAAATCCCACTCTCATTGAAAAACACATGAATGAAGCAGCAGAGATTGCTAAAGCAACAATAGTTCAATCTGTATTTCATCATTTTAATCCTTATGGAGTATCAGGAGCAGTGATTATCTCAGAATCACATTTAGCTATACATACTTGGCCAGAATATGGTTATGCAGCAGTGGATGTCTTTACTTGTGGAGATAAAATAGACCCTTGGACAGCTTTTAAGTTTTTAGAAGATGTTTTTAAATCAGATAGAAGTGAATCAATAGAAGTGCCAAGAGGAATGGTAGAAAAAATAAGAAATTATTCAAAAAAAGATTTAGGAAAAATAACTTTTAAGCCTGAGGAGGAATAA
- the speE gene encoding polyamine aminopropyltransferase: protein MLDLWFTERWSKDTKFSIKVKEHLYSEETPFQKIDFFTSDEYGRFFTLDGMIMITEKDEFIYHEMITHVPMCTNLNIKKVLVIGGGDGGTVRELTRYKTIEKIDMVEIDERVVRLSQKYLPFTADKLKDKRVTLYFQDGLKFVEECAKDSYDLILVDSTDPISVGEGLFTTEFYKNCYRVLKEDGILVNQHESPYYERYSQEMKKAHNKIKNIFSIAKVYQFHQPTYASGHWLFGFASKKYNPILDCKCEEWNNLNLTTKYYNTDIQKAAFALPNYVKKQLEEK, encoded by the coding sequence ATGCTAGATTTATGGTTTACAGAAAGATGGTCAAAAGATACTAAGTTTTCAATAAAAGTAAAGGAACATCTTTATTCAGAGGAAACGCCTTTCCAAAAAATAGATTTTTTTACATCTGATGAGTATGGAAGATTTTTTACTTTAGATGGAATGATAATGATAACAGAGAAGGATGAGTTTATATATCATGAGATGATAACTCACGTGCCTATGTGTACAAATTTAAATATAAAAAAAGTTTTAGTTATCGGAGGTGGAGATGGAGGAACTGTGAGAGAGCTTACAAGATATAAAACTATTGAAAAAATAGATATGGTTGAAATTGATGAAAGAGTTGTAAGATTATCACAAAAATACCTTCCTTTTACAGCTGATAAATTAAAAGATAAAAGAGTTACCCTTTATTTTCAAGATGGTTTAAAATTTGTAGAGGAGTGTGCAAAAGATAGCTATGATTTAATTCTCGTAGATTCAACAGATCCAATATCAGTGGGAGAAGGCCTTTTTACAACAGAGTTTTATAAAAATTGTTATAGAGTTTTAAAAGAGGATGGAATTTTAGTAAATCAACACGAATCACCATATTATGAGAGATATTCTCAAGAGATGAAAAAAGCTCATAATAAAATAAAAAATATATTTTCAATTGCAAAAGTTTATCAATTTCATCAACCTACATATGCATCAGGGCATTGGTTATTTGGATTTGCTTCTAAAAAATATAATCCTATTTTAGATTGTAAATGTGAAGAGTGGAATAATTTAAATTTAACTACAAAATATTATAATACAGATATTCAGAAAGCGGCATTTGCTTTACCAAATTATGTAAAAAAACAATTGGAAGAAAAATAA
- a CDS encoding CAP domain-containing protein, which yields MKKILGVMVFLLTTLTFTMNDDQKVILNLVNKERVSRGLKPMKLNTKLNKLAKIKSDDMHRNSYFSHKSPVYGSPFDLMKKYNVDYMTAGENIAKGQDTPEFVMKSWMNSSGHRKNILNPRFKEMGVSRDEYGNNIWTQMFIGS from the coding sequence TTGAAAAAAATACTTGGAGTGATGGTTTTTCTTTTAACAACACTTACATTTACAATGAATGATGATCAAAAGGTTATTTTAAATTTGGTGAATAAAGAAAGAGTTAGTAGAGGGTTAAAACCTATGAAATTAAATACTAAACTAAATAAATTAGCTAAAATTAAATCAGATGATATGCATAGAAATAGTTATTTTAGTCATAAATCACCAGTTTATGGCTCTCCATTTGATCTTATGAAAAAATATAATGTAGATTATATGACAGCAGGGGAAAATATAGCCAAAGGACAGGATACCCCAGAATTTGTTATGAAATCATGGATGAATTCATCCGGGCATAGAAAAAATATTTTAAATCCTAGATTCAAAGAGATGGGAGTTTCTAGAGATGAATATGGAAATAACATATGGACACAGATGTTTATAGGAAGTTAA
- a CDS encoding YbaN family protein, with the protein MKRKFFTFLGFIFLALGIIGAFLPIVPTVPFILVAAYFFERGSDRFYEWLLNNKYFGEHLKDYRINKGITKKNKIIGIVSTIFGMTLGMFFMPFIIGKIFLFFILVGVIFHIIRVDTIKK; encoded by the coding sequence GTGAAAAGAAAATTTTTTACCTTCTTAGGTTTTATTTTTTTAGCTTTAGGAATTATAGGAGCTTTCCTTCCCATTGTTCCAACAGTCCCTTTTATCTTAGTTGCAGCTTATTTTTTTGAAAGAGGATCTGATAGATTTTATGAATGGTTACTTAATAATAAATATTTTGGCGAACACTTAAAAGATTACAGAATAAATAAAGGAATTACTAAAAAAAATAAAATTATTGGCATAGTATCAACAATTTTTGGTATGACTTTAGGAATGTTTTTTATGCCTTTTATTATTGGAAAAATTTTTCTTTTCTTTATACTTGTAGGGGTTATTTTCCATATTATAAGAGTTGACACAATAAAAAAATAG
- a CDS encoding LemA family protein has translation MILGIVFVIILVILIAYIIGVYNKLVKERNFVDEAFSTIDAYLKKRYDLIPNLVETVKGYKNYEGSTLEAVIAARNRYMTATTPEEKIENENMITGALGKLFALTENYPDLKANENFMKLQNELVNIEEDILQARKYYNGSVRVYNTMCETFPSVIVANNFGFKKYPFFKVENEEERQNVKVHF, from the coding sequence ATGATTTTAGGAATAGTATTTGTAATTATATTAGTTATATTAATCGCTTATATTATAGGGGTTTATAACAAATTAGTGAAGGAGAGAAACTTTGTAGATGAGGCGTTTTCAACTATTGATGCTTATTTAAAGAAAAGATATGATTTAATACCAAATTTAGTAGAAACAGTAAAAGGATACAAAAACTATGAAGGTAGTACATTAGAAGCTGTTATTGCAGCAAGAAACAGATATATGACAGCAACAACTCCAGAGGAAAAAATAGAAAATGAAAATATGATAACAGGAGCTTTAGGTAAGTTATTTGCTTTAACAGAAAATTATCCTGATTTAAAAGCTAATGAAAATTTTATGAAATTACAAAATGAATTAGTAAATATAGAGGAAGATATTTTACAAGCAAGAAAATATTATAATGGTAGCGTAAGAGTTTATAATACAATGTGTGAGACATTTCCAAGTGTTATAGTGGCTAATAACTTTGGATTTAAAAAATATCCATTCTTTAAAGTTGAAAATGAAGAGGAAAGACAAAATGTTAAAGTACATTTCTAG
- a CDS encoding DUF2207 domain-containing protein, with protein MLKYISSLFFIFVTFIFADAGYVIDNYNIDIKINEKNIYDVNENIRVDFLQPRRGIYRVIPEEFNGREIKISDIKTNAPTVAKDEGNYIYLRLGDPNRYLTGLKDYIIKYKYNIGWDRDSSYDEVYYNLIGNDWDTDINRVEFKIELPKSFDASKINFTVGSYGSTNTKGVTYSVNGNTITGYTTVILKPKESVTIALPLPEGYFNFTEQKIMFYVFKGVLYLIYLIIPIIAITLMKKYRDKETIIQTVEFYPPDNLTPTEIGYYIDGIIHSKDLTSLIFYWANRGYLKIYELKGSGIFSRDEFEIEFLKDRIDSEKDFEKYMYNALSAYKNSENKVNIKNLRNKFYKHIDKAAEILEIDLIMNKKSLYSSKSLRAGNTMRTSILFIAAASFGYFYYFGATQGLSTFITVILGMTSALVTLAVSGKIKSKTPYGSEIYGKVLGFKRFLETAEKRKLEMLLEENPSYFYNILPYTIVLGVSNIWADKFKDLVVEPPQWYGGPNVGDAFVLGVFMGSFTNSLSAFNDTMLSAPKAPTNFGGGSSSMGGGSSGGGAGGGGGGSW; from the coding sequence ATGTTAAAGTACATTTCTAGTTTGTTCTTTATATTTGTAACATTTATATTTGCAGATGCAGGTTATGTTATAGATAATTATAATATAGATATAAAAATAAATGAAAAAAATATCTATGATGTAAATGAAAATATAAGAGTGGATTTTTTACAGCCAAGAAGAGGAATATATAGAGTTATTCCAGAGGAGTTTAATGGAAGAGAGATAAAAATTTCTGATATAAAAACAAATGCTCCAACAGTTGCAAAAGATGAAGGGAACTATATCTATCTAAGATTAGGTGATCCAAACAGATATTTGACAGGTTTAAAAGACTATATAATTAAATATAAATATAATATTGGTTGGGACAGAGATTCTAGTTATGATGAAGTTTACTATAATTTAATTGGAAATGACTGGGATACAGATATAAATAGAGTTGAGTTTAAAATAGAATTGCCTAAAAGTTTTGACGCTAGTAAAATTAATTTTACAGTTGGAAGCTATGGTAGTACAAATACAAAAGGAGTTACTTATAGTGTTAATGGTAATACCATAACAGGCTATACAACTGTTATTTTAAAGCCAAAGGAAAGTGTAACAATAGCTCTTCCTTTACCAGAAGGATATTTTAATTTTACAGAGCAAAAAATAATGTTTTATGTATTTAAAGGTGTTTTATACTTAATATATTTAATAATACCAATAATTGCCATAACTCTTATGAAAAAATATAGAGATAAAGAGACTATTATCCAAACTGTAGAGTTTTATCCTCCTGATAACTTAACACCTACAGAGATAGGTTACTATATTGATGGAATTATACATTCAAAGGATTTAACAAGTTTAATTTTCTATTGGGCTAATAGGGGATATTTGAAAATATATGAGTTGAAAGGTAGTGGAATTTTTTCAAGAGATGAGTTTGAAATAGAATTTTTAAAAGACAGAATTGATTCAGAAAAAGATTTTGAAAAATATATGTACAATGCTCTTTCAGCATATAAAAATTCAGAGAATAAAGTAAATATAAAAAATTTAAGAAATAAATTTTATAAACATATAGATAAAGCAGCTGAGATTTTAGAAATAGATTTAATTATGAATAAAAAATCTTTATATAGTTCAAAGAGCTTAAGGGCTGGAAACACTATGAGAACTTCAATACTTTTTATAGCTGCAGCAAGTTTTGGTTATTTCTACTACTTTGGGGCAACTCAAGGGCTAAGCACTTTTATAACGGTTATTTTAGGGATGACCTCAGCTTTAGTAACACTAGCTGTTAGTGGAAAAATAAAAAGTAAAACACCATATGGATCGGAGATCTATGGAAAAGTATTAGGATTTAAAAGATTTTTAGAAACTGCAGAAAAAAGAAAATTAGAGATGCTTTTAGAAGAAAATCCTAGTTATTTTTATAACATACTTCCATATACGATTGTTTTAGGTGTAAGTAATATATGGGCAGATAAGTTTAAAGATCTTGTTGTAGAACCACCGCAGTGGTATGGCGGACCTAATGTTGGAGATGCTTTTGTATTAGGAGTTTTCATGGGTAGTTTTACTAACTCTTTATCAGCTTTTAATGATACGATGTTATCAGCTCCAAAAGCCCCTACTAACTTTGGAGGAGGCTCTTCATCTATGGGAGGCGGATCTTCTGGTGGCGGTGCCGGCGGAGGCGGAGGCGGAAGTTGGTAG
- a CDS encoding EAL domain-containing protein has protein sequence MLKVFILCFLLTQLLFATTYIPKNIKEEKILESYKGRQLILGLKTSEFDNTIVDNKSVNSIIEDLLKNYLGLNIKVVKGNWNEIISMYNKKEIDIIGSITQSEERKENSVFSLPLYDDSIYLASSSDKKFNPKDLKSLEGKNIFVTKDSIYKGYLKKFLRGNDINVNLIEVDDSFSKKDEIILTSKYNVYGWENILKIGYLPDSTIGLKKTLGDLRVIINNALLEKYQGELAKHLEKQSNVVFKKSFLNSLTAVEQNYLATLPDLTIALEPNHTLSYYSKELNKFVGVIPFFIERFSKRTGVKFKIVNDRNNNWDDIYKDFLREKIRIVPLPENNEWNDEIVFTEPIYNPTLYKVSSFFSHNTKIGVVKGSIEESFVQEYYLKNDILFFRNYDDLEKALNNYMINAAFLFDINKMDTSKFKVDEFMKIPISLGLHKSDETLKEIFNKGIKNGLSLKRLEEEADIIKKQEAFNEYQKFQLTNKILYLLLGISILLVMSSVYKMLLNHKITKELKKDSITGLANRVEFLNFIEEKKDTRGCAVVIDIDNFKEINDKYGQSSGDYILRVVGQYLKNIFMNQKIFRVSGDEFNIFYEEEFLFKKLEQLKKELHSLKLSYQVNLSIGVYENIDKELEEAFKYANMAMEEAKKNNDFSYINATKDLIEKKEREHSIKSLLRNKELDGIYAVYQPKFHIKNKNIIGAESLARWKDKELDIIYPGEFIPIAEDINLIYLIDYKIAEETIKFIKSLKDKHLIDSNFRISFNLSMKSLERDDVVEHIKRLLNENEVLGENIEIEITESIFSTNLKETLGKIKELKSLNIALAMDDFTAGHSTVSLLPILPLDVIKFDKGILDAIGTKDDLVASNIYMALIGLVKDLNLKIVSEGIETTSQLVFLEKADVDIGQGYIFSKPIEGPEFLKKLNKNTGPQ, from the coding sequence ATGCTAAAGGTTTTTATATTATGTTTTCTTTTAACTCAGCTATTATTTGCTACAACTTACATACCTAAAAATATAAAAGAGGAAAAAATATTAGAGAGTTATAAAGGTCGACAATTAATTTTAGGTTTAAAAACATCAGAATTTGATAACACCATAGTAGATAATAAGTCGGTAAATAGTATAATAGAGGATCTATTGAAAAATTATTTAGGTCTTAATATCAAGGTAGTAAAAGGAAATTGGAATGAAATAATATCTATGTATAATAAAAAAGAGATAGATATTATAGGCTCAATAACTCAAAGTGAAGAGAGAAAAGAAAATAGTGTATTTAGTTTACCTTTATATGATGATTCAATATATTTAGCATCATCTAGTGATAAAAAGTTTAATCCTAAAGATTTAAAGAGTTTAGAGGGAAAAAATATTTTTGTAACAAAAGACTCTATTTATAAGGGATATTTAAAAAAGTTTTTAAGAGGAAATGATATAAATGTAAATTTAATAGAAGTAGATGATAGTTTTTCTAAAAAAGATGAAATAATTTTAACTTCTAAATATAATGTATATGGTTGGGAAAATATTCTGAAAATTGGGTATCTTCCAGATTCGACTATAGGATTAAAAAAAACTTTAGGAGACTTAAGAGTAATTATAAATAATGCGCTTTTAGAAAAATATCAGGGGGAGTTAGCTAAGCATCTTGAAAAACAATCTAATGTTGTGTTTAAAAAAAGTTTTTTGAACTCTTTAACAGCGGTAGAGCAAAATTATTTAGCAACACTACCTGATTTAACAATAGCTTTAGAACCAAATCATACCTTAAGTTACTATTCAAAAGAGTTAAATAAATTTGTAGGAGTTATACCATTTTTTATAGAAAGATTTTCTAAAAGAACAGGTGTAAAATTTAAAATTGTAAATGATAGAAATAACAATTGGGATGATATATATAAGGATTTTTTAAGGGAGAAAATTAGGATAGTACCTCTTCCTGAAAATAATGAATGGAATGATGAGATAGTTTTTACCGAACCTATATATAATCCAACTCTTTATAAGGTGTCGAGTTTTTTTTCTCATAACACAAAAATAGGAGTTGTAAAAGGCTCAATAGAAGAAAGTTTTGTTCAGGAATATTATTTGAAAAATGATATTTTATTTTTTAGAAATTATGATGATCTTGAAAAGGCTTTAAATAATTATATGATAAATGCAGCTTTTTTATTTGATATTAATAAGATGGATACAAGTAAATTTAAAGTTGATGAATTTATGAAAATTCCTATCTCTTTAGGACTTCATAAAAGTGATGAAACTTTAAAAGAGATATTTAATAAAGGAATAAAAAATGGATTGAGTCTAAAAAGACTAGAAGAGGAAGCAGATATTATAAAAAAGCAAGAGGCTTTTAACGAGTATCAAAAATTTCAACTGACTAATAAAATACTATATTTATTATTAGGAATTTCAATACTATTAGTAATGAGCTCTGTATATAAAATGCTTTTAAATCATAAAATAACGAAAGAGTTAAAGAAAGATTCAATTACAGGGCTTGCTAATAGAGTTGAGTTTTTAAATTTTATTGAAGAAAAAAAAGATACAAGGGGTTGTGCAGTAGTAATAGATATAGATAATTTTAAAGAGATAAATGATAAATATGGGCAAAGCTCAGGAGACTATATTTTAAGGGTTGTTGGACAATATTTAAAAAATATTTTTATGAATCAAAAAATATTTAGAGTTTCAGGAGATGAATTTAATATTTTTTATGAAGAGGAGTTTCTATTTAAAAAATTAGAACAATTAAAAAAAGAGCTACACTCTTTAAAATTAAGTTATCAAGTCAACCTAAGCATAGGGGTTTATGAAAATATTGATAAGGAATTAGAAGAAGCTTTTAAATATGCAAATATGGCTATGGAAGAGGCAAAAAAAAATAATGATTTCTCCTATATAAATGCAACAAAGGATCTAATTGAAAAAAAGGAGAGAGAACACTCTATAAAATCACTTTTAAGAAATAAAGAATTAGATGGAATTTATGCAGTATATCAACCTAAATTTCATATAAAAAATAAAAACATTATTGGAGCAGAAAGTCTTGCTAGATGGAAAGATAAAGAACTAGATATCATATATCCAGGAGAGTTTATACCAATAGCAGAGGATATAAATCTTATCTATTTAATAGATTATAAAATAGCAGAAGAAACTATAAAATTTATAAAAAGTTTGAAGGATAAGCATTTAATAGACAGTAATTTTAGAATATCTTTTAATTTATCTATGAAGTCTTTAGAAAGAGACGATGTAGTAGAACATATAAAGAGATTATTAAATGAAAATGAAGTATTAGGAGAAAATATTGAAATAGAAATAACAGAATCAATATTTTCAACAAATTTAAAGGAAACTCTAGGAAAAATAAAAGAGTTAAAAAGTTTAAATATAGCTTTAGCGATGGATGACTTTACAGCAGGACATTCAACAGTTAGTTTGCTACCAATTTTACCATTAGATGTAATAAAGTTTGATAAAGGAATTTTAGATGCAATAGGAACTAAAGATGATTTAGTAGCATCAAATATATATATGGCTTTAATAGGGCTTGTAAAAGATTTAAATCTTAAAATTGTATCAGAGGGAATAGAAACAACATCCCAATTAGTGTTTTTAGAAAAAGCAGATGTTGATATTGGACAAGGATATATTTTTAGCAAACCTATAGAAGGCCCAGAGTTTCTAAAAAAACTCAATAAAAATACAGGTCCTCAATAG
- a CDS encoding CBS domain-containing protein: protein MKLSSYLSEKVIIPNIKGNNINELVENLLDQVVENNKSLKNEKALMKKAVLKREEEASTYLGHGVAIPHARLDHYDDILVAIGFPEKPVMVKTHDNKEEELKIVILVIADVLKGKKILKIMSGISKLAMKNKMILDRIIEEKNPIETIKILEAANIEVDHNITAEDLMTNVPKPVKETNTLEDIAKIIIMDKVSGIPVVDKNNNFLGEITERELIAFGMPKYTTILNDLNFMTVGEPFENYLINEKTTTIEELYRREGVVTIDREASLMEVSYLFMNRGVTRIYVVESGKYLGIILRSDIIRKILHI from the coding sequence ATGAAGCTGTCTAGCTATCTATCAGAAAAAGTAATTATTCCAAACATTAAAGGGAATAATATCAACGAATTGGTAGAAAATCTTTTAGACCAAGTTGTTGAAAACAACAAATCATTAAAAAATGAAAAGGCTCTTATGAAAAAGGCTGTATTAAAAAGAGAGGAAGAAGCATCTACATATTTAGGGCACGGAGTAGCTATTCCCCATGCAAGACTAGATCATTACGATGATATTTTAGTAGCCATTGGATTTCCAGAAAAACCGGTTATGGTTAAAACTCATGATAACAAAGAGGAAGAACTAAAAATAGTTATTCTTGTTATTGCAGATGTTTTAAAAGGTAAAAAAATTCTGAAAATAATGTCAGGTATATCTAAATTAGCTATGAAAAATAAGATGATTTTAGATAGAATAATAGAGGAGAAAAATCCTATTGAAACTATTAAGATATTAGAGGCTGCTAATATAGAAGTAGATCATAATATTACAGCAGAGGATTTAATGACAAATGTACCAAAACCAGTAAAAGAAACAAATACATTAGAGGACATTGCCAAAATAATAATAATGGATAAGGTAAGCGGAATTCCAGTAGTAGATAAGAACAATAATTTTTTAGGAGAGATAACTGAAAGAGAACTAATAGCTTTTGGAATGCCAAAATATACAACAATTTTAAATGACTTAAACTTCATGACTGTGGGAGAGCCATTTGAAAACTATCTAATAAATGAAAAAACAACAACTATCGAAGAGTTATATAGAAGAGAGGGTGTTGTAACAATAGATAGAGAGGCTTCATTAATGGAGGTATCATACCTATTTATGAACCGTGGTGTAACGAGAATATATGTTGTTGAGAGTGGAAAGTATCTTGGAATTATTTTAAGATCAGATATTATAAGAAAAATATTACATATATAA
- a CDS encoding ArsB/NhaD family transporter: protein MISLILGLGIFIAVFYCIITEKVPGAWATMLGGLAMSMVGIFNEEQALHAIASRLEILFLLIGMMIIVHLISETGVFQWFAITLAKFVRGEPFLLIVFLAIVTAVCSAFLDNVTTILLMAPISILLAGELKLNPFPFVITEIMAANIGGTATLIGDPTQLIIGHESGLGFNEFLFNTSPVAVISMIILLANVYFIYGKDFHVSTELKARIMEMNPSRSLKDKKLLREAGIIFSLVILGFVLNNFINKGLAIIALSGAFLLVTLAKKKPADIFKHVEWDTLFFFIGLFMMVLGIEKIHVIDIVSDKMIALTKGNFEFATMSVMTLSALFTSVIGNVANAATVSKIIDVMAPTFKGVHTDALWWALSFGSCLGGNISILGSATNVVAVGVAGKSGCKIDFVKFLKFGALIAIQTLVVAGIYLKLRYM, encoded by the coding sequence ATGATAAGCTTAATATTAGGGCTTGGTATTTTTATAGCAGTGTTCTATTGTATCATAACAGAAAAAGTACCTGGAGCATGGGCAACGATGCTAGGTGGATTAGCAATGTCTATGGTAGGTATTTTTAATGAGGAACAGGCATTACATGCTATAGCAAGTAGATTAGAGATTTTATTTTTATTAATTGGTATGATGATAATAGTTCATCTTATATCTGAAACAGGTGTGTTCCAGTGGTTTGCTATTACATTAGCAAAATTTGTTAGAGGAGAACCATTTTTACTTATAGTTTTCCTAGCAATAGTAACAGCAGTTTGTTCGGCATTTTTAGATAACGTAACAACAATTTTACTAATGGCACCAATATCAATATTACTAGCGGGAGAGCTAAAATTAAACCCATTCCCATTTGTAATAACAGAGATAATGGCAGCTAACATCGGTGGTACTGCAACATTAATAGGTGACCCAACTCAACTGATCATAGGTCACGAAAGTGGATTAGGATTTAATGAATTTTTATTTAATACATCACCAGTAGCAGTAATTTCAATGATTATACTATTAGCTAATGTTTACTTTATTTATGGGAAAGATTTCCATGTTTCAACAGAGTTAAAAGCTAGAATTATGGAGATGAACCCAAGTAGAAGTTTGAAAGATAAGAAGCTATTAAGAGAAGCAGGAATAATATTCTCATTAGTAATTCTTGGATTTGTATTGAATAACTTTATAAATAAAGGACTTGCAATAATTGCTTTAAGTGGAGCATTTTTACTTGTAACATTGGCAAAGAAAAAACCAGCAGATATATTTAAGCATGTAGAGTGGGATACTCTGTTCTTCTTTATTGGATTATTTATGATGGTACTTGGAATCGAAAAAATTCATGTAATAGATATAGTAAGTGATAAAATGATTGCTTTAACTAAAGGAAACTTTGAGTTTGCAACAATGTCTGTTATGACATTATCAGCACTATTTACATCAGTAATTGGAAATGTTGCTAATGCTGCAACAGTTTCAAAAATTATAGATGTTATGGCTCCTACATTTAAAGGAGTTCATACAGATGCTCTTTGGTGGGCACTATCTTTTGGTTCATGTTTAGGTGGAAACATCTCTATTCTTGGTTCTGCAACAAACGTAGTAGCAGTTGGTGTAGCAGGAAAATCAGGATGTAAAATAGATTTCGTAAAATTCTTAAAGTTTGGTGCATTAATAGCAATACAAACTTTAGTAGTAGCAGGAATATATCTAAAATTAAGATATATGTAA